One region of Miscanthus floridulus cultivar M001 chromosome 19, ASM1932011v1, whole genome shotgun sequence genomic DNA includes:
- the LOC136525174 gene encoding uncharacterized protein, with protein MAAGAGKSSKEADPARCRRHPKHRHAAGVCPFCLRDRLSRLSAAAAASGSGSARAGAAYASASSSASSPPCSSWEETVAQSSSAQAPRPARRGSLALLLRQEGREAVALAAGRRAEQEREGEDERKAKRGNFWTRLQQQLHHGGWHKKDGCSVAAERQNAAAPHRRAPVV; from the coding sequence ATGGCAGCCGGCGCCGGCAAGTCGTCGAAGGAGGCGGACCCCGCGCGGTGCAGGAGGCACCCGAAGCACCGGCACGCGGCGGGTGTGTGCCCGTTCTGCCTACGCGACCGCCTGTCGCGCCtctccgccgccgcggccgcctccggctccggctccgcgcGCGCCGGCGCCGCCTATGCGTCGGCGTCATCGTCGGCCTCCTCCCCGCCGTGCTCGTCGTGGGAGGAGACCGTAGCGCAGTCGTCGTCGGCCCAGGCGCCGCGGCCGGCCCGCCGCGGGAGCCTCGCGCTGCTGCTGCGGCAGGAGGGCAGGGAGGCGGTGGCGCTAGCCGCGGGCCGCCGAGCGGAGCAGGAGCGGGAGGGGGAGGATGAGAGGAAGGCGAAGAGGGGCAACTTCTGGACGCggctgcagcagcagctccaCCACGGTGGCTGGCACAAGAAAGACGGGTGCTCGGTGGCCGCAGAGAGGCAGAACGCCGCCGCGCCGCACAGGCGGGCGCCGGTGGTGTGA
- the LOC136525831 gene encoding uncharacterized protein, which yields MSPEAILRDELARASKLKNQAIASENQIVANELEKHKKKSSKSVHHNKNEIKLKGSCYFATKSDLDEIDTCNTICYALVCKETLFSLEDTPISLPPAVTNLLQEYVDVFPKEVPPGLSPIQGIEHQIDLIPRASLPNRAPYRTNLEETKEIQR from the coding sequence ATGTCCCCTGAGGCTATTCTAAGAGATGAACTTGCTAGAGCTAGCAAACTGAAGAATCAAGCTATTGCTAGTGAAAATCAGATTGTCGCTAATGAACTTGAGAAACATAAGAAGAAGTCTAGCAAATCTGttcatcataataaaaatgagatcaagctgaaaggctcttgttactttgccacgaaatctgatttggatgagattgatACTTGCAATACTATATGCTATGCTttggtttgcaaagaaactttgtTTTCACTTGAGGATACTCCTATTtctttgcctcctgctgtcactaaccttttgcaggagtacgtCGATGTTTTCCCAAAGGAGGTACCACCGGGACTGTCACCAATTCAGGGAATTGAGCACCAGATTGACCTCATTCCTAGGGCCTCCTTGCCAAATCGTGCTCCTTATAGGACCAACCTGGAGGAAACTAAAGAGATACAGCGCTAA